The following are encoded together in the Cicer arietinum cultivar CDC Frontier isolate Library 1 chromosome 2, Cicar.CDCFrontier_v2.0, whole genome shotgun sequence genome:
- the LOC101493467 gene encoding transcription factor MYB106: MGRSPCCDKVGLKKGPWTPEEDQKLLAYIEEHGHGSWRALPSKAGLQRCGKSCRLRWTNYLRPDIKRGKFSLQEEQTIIQLHALLGNRWSAIATHLPKRTDNEIKNYWNTHLKKRLTKMGIDPITHKPKNDTLVSNDGQSKTAANLSHMAQWESARLEAEARLVRESKIRSHSIHNHQLGNSHHLFASSSSNNKNKEEDEQTLLFTPPSMVSSSHSLDVFKVWNNNNNNGGWLRASNDQGNNLESPTSTLSFNENVPPTMTSDGVGGANNNINDHNENANNNNENENVVSMIEFVGTNSSSCETGVVKEEGGDDHHDIQWKGYENSLTFTSNLHELTMSMEGELSLHHGGVVGDDVIAEEGFTNLLLKTNSEDLSLSDSGGESNTGDGDGRSGSEFYEDNNNYWNSILNLVNSSPSHSPMF, translated from the exons ATGGGAAGATCACCATGTTGTGACAAAGTTGGTTTAAAGAAAGGACCATGGACTCCAGAAGAAGATCAAAAACTCTTAGCTTATATTGAAGAACATGGTCATGGAAGTTGGCGTGCTTTGCCATCTAAAGCTG gACTTCAAAGATGTGGAAAGAGTTGCAGATTGAGATGGACCAACTATCTTAGGCCTGATATTAAGAGAGGAAAATTCAGTTTGCAAGAAGAACAAACCATTATTCAACTTCATGCTCTCTTAGGGAACAG gTGGTCAGCTATAGCTACACACTTACCAAAGAGAACagataatgaaataaaaaattattggaacACACATCTTAAGAAAAGGTTAACAAAAATGGGAATTGACCCAATTACTCACAAGCCAAAAAATGATACTCTTGTTTCAAATGATGGTCAATCAAAAACAGCTGCAAATCTTAGTCACATGGCCCAATGGGAAAGTGCTCGTCTTGAAGCTGAAGCTAGACTTGTTAGAGAATCAAAAATTCGttcacattcaattcataatcACCAACTTGGAAATTCTCATCATTTGTTtgcatcttcatcttcaaacaACAAGAAcaaagaagaagatgaacaaaCATTGCTATTTACACCCCCTTCTATGGTTTCATCATCACATTCTCTTGATGTGTTTAAGGtttggaataataataataataatggaggATGGTTAAGGGCTTCAAATGATCAAGGAAACAATCTTGAGTCTCCTACTTCTACTTTATCTTTTAATGAGAATGTTCCACCAACTATGACTAGTGATGGAGTTGGGGGTGCAAATAACAACATCAATGATCATAATGAAAATGCAAATAAcaataatgaaaatgaaaatgtagTATCTATGATTGAATTTGTAGGGACTAATTCAAGTTCATGTGAGACAGGAGTTGTGAAAGAAGAAGGTGGTGATGATCATCATGATATTCAATGGAAAGGTTATGAAAATTCATTGACTTTTACATCTAATCTTCATGAGTTGACTATGTCAATGGAAGGAGAATTGAGTTTACATCATGGAGGTGTTGTTGGAGATGATGTCATTGCTGAAGAAGGGTTTACTAACCTTCTTCTTAAAACAAACTCGGAAGATTTGAGTTTGTCAGATAGTGGAGGAGAATCTAACACCGGTGATGGCGATGGTCGAAGTGGTAGTGAATTCTACGAAGATAACAATAACTATTGGAATAGTATTCTTAATTTAGTCAATTCTTCTCCCTCTCATTCACCAATGTTTTGA